One part of the Humulus lupulus chromosome 9, drHumLupu1.1, whole genome shotgun sequence genome encodes these proteins:
- the LOC133802393 gene encoding protein LSD1, with amino-acid sequence MQSQLVCSGCRNVLLYPRGSANVCCAICSTITSVPPPGMEMAQLICGGCRTLLMYTRGATSVRCSCCHTVNLAPGSNQMAHVNCGNCRTTLMYPFGAPSVKCAVCQYVTNVGMGNMRVPIPVHRPNGINSGTMPSTSSPMPHSQSQTVVVENPMSVDESGKLVSNVVVGVTTEKK; translated from the exons ATGCAGAGCCAACTTGTGTGTAGTGGGTGTAGGAACGTACTTTTATATCCTAGAGGATCTGCAAATGTTTGCTGTGCAATATGCAGCACAATTACCTCAGTCCCCCCTCCTG GGATGGAAATGGCACAGCTAATTTGTGGAGGCTGCAGGACTTTGTTAATGTATACACGTGGAGCAACAAGTGTTAGATGCTCTTGCTGTCATACAGTGAATCTTGCACCAG GATCCAATCAGATGGCTCATGTTAATTGTGGAAACTGCCGGACAACACTCATGTATCCGTTTGGAGCTCCATCGGTAAAATGTGCAGTTTGTCAATATGTTACAAATGTTGGT ATGGGCAATATGAGGGTTCCAATTCCTGTGCACAGACCCAATGGGATCAATTCCGGAACAATGCCCTCCACTTCATCT CCAATGCCTCATTCACAAAGCCAAACTGTCGTGGTCGAGAACCCCATGTCTGTTGACGAAAGTGGCAAACTG GTGAGCAATGTCGTTGTTGGGGTTACAACagaaaagaaataa